A single region of the candidate division KSB1 bacterium genome encodes:
- a CDS encoding ABC transporter permease subunit — translation MSGLFELRGSLPKAARIQIGLIGLVGIIALWWLAVTVKIFNPKILPSPFAIVACLPELVVRDQMFRHLSLTIFMNAMSWLEGAAIALPIGFVIGLFPLFGALFGGYIQATRYIPLTATIVLFMAAFGIYLFMKVQFLTFAILVYLITAVVFRVQEIPQVYVDAVKTLGANKWQIIKTVFIPQVLSRVSTDFINIVAISWTYAIYVELINKQEGGIGALIYNLYFRQHEAEKLYALILIMVAVGFLFDQILRWVDRKAFPFKYA, via the coding sequence GTGTCAGGACTTTTCGAATTACGTGGTAGTTTGCCTAAGGCCGCTCGGATTCAGATTGGATTAATCGGTCTGGTGGGAATCATCGCGCTCTGGTGGCTGGCCGTGACGGTGAAAATTTTCAACCCGAAGATCCTTCCCTCCCCGTTCGCCATTGTTGCCTGCTTGCCTGAACTGGTGGTAAGGGATCAGATGTTTCGTCATTTATCACTGACCATCTTCATGAACGCGATGAGCTGGTTAGAGGGGGCGGCCATCGCACTCCCCATTGGTTTCGTGATCGGCCTGTTCCCTCTCTTTGGCGCGCTGTTCGGTGGGTACATTCAGGCAACGCGCTATATTCCGCTAACTGCCACAATTGTGCTGTTCATGGCAGCCTTTGGCATTTATCTTTTCATGAAGGTCCAATTCCTCACATTCGCCATTCTGGTCTATTTGATTACAGCCGTCGTTTTCCGCGTTCAGGAAATTCCTCAGGTCTATGTTGATGCAGTGAAAACATTAGGTGCCAACAAATGGCAGATTATCAAAACAGTATTCATCCCCCAGGTGCTCTCTCGCGTTTCAACTGACTTCATCAATATCGTAGCCATTAGCTGGACTTATGCGATCTACGTTGAATTGATCAATAAGCAAGAAGGGGGAATTGGTGCCTTAATCTACAACCTCTATTTTCGGCAGCACGAGGCTGAGAAACTCTACGCCCTAATTTTGATCATGGTAGCCGTCGGATTTCTCTTCGACCAGATATTGCGCTGGGTCGATCGAAAAGCTTTTCCGTTCAAATATGCTTAG